TGTTGTGAAACATCTTCTTCCTGTCAGCTCATCTTTCTCTGTAAATAAAGTCCTGATAACAGTTTGATGTGGTTCGGTTTTTCTAAAATCCAACTTTCTGGTTTTAGTTTACAGCTATCTGACTTTCAGTCTAGTTTCACGATAAAAACTTTACATCACCCTTAGAATACAATTAGTTTAAAACGTGTGTTTTCTATGTATAATCCCAGAGGTTCACTGGTCGTGGTGACTTAGGGAAGGAATCATTACCAAATGTATCAAATTACAAAGAAGTACTCTAATTACAAACTGTATGTTTGAGAGTGATCAGAAACATCAGGGGAACATGTTTGaaactataaaaacataatagcCTATATACTGAACAGGAACTCACATAAGGACCATATAGGTCCATGAAAGAATCTATCTGCAGTTTAACCTATTTTTGTAACTAAATTATGACAAAGACTGGAATATCAATCTGCACCGACTGTTTATTTTCAGTACCAAATGTTTTACACATCtgcaataccgtactttaactgtaatatgcaattactttccactgcactttaattcggaCAGCTTCTGCCCAAACTACCTTGAATCATTGATATATTGTTCATTTTAGCTAACTTATCACATGTATcgatctgtaaaaattctgtttatagtattagccatctgtatatatatatatatatatatatatatatatatatatatatatatatatatatatatatatatatatatatatatatatatatatatatattcgtagtacatattcacctgtaaactctgctATAGTAACAACCATCTGTATATTGTGTtaattgtacatatctgtaaaaattctacTTGTATTATCCACCtaaatattatattcataggacaaatggatcagtaaaaaatgtttataataGTACTcgtttctatatttattcactacttatccatgtcctgcacttatggaaccactgtacatcctgcacttactgccaTTTCACTTCTGGtcagacctaaactgcattttgttgccttgtacctgtacacTGACAATAAAGTtcaatctaatctaatccaaGTTGTCTCATGTTATCATAGTGTTGTGCTGCTTGCACATTTATGAGTCATCAGTCCCAGTCAGATTCAAGTTGTTCCATCGTTTCCATCTCTATAGCAAAGCAAGGGCgtcattttattttgcagcCCCACAAACTATTCACAGCAAGACATCTGATCTAACTGCTTAATAATCCAACAGGAGTTGTTGGGTCCACCAAAGGAGTGTCCTGGGGCCAGTCTTTCTTTAATGGCTTCAGGGTGACTGATCAGACAAGTTttcttcaaacatgtttttgtgtctcagaGATTTAGAAGTTGTGTGCatataaaatgtcttgttctgcaGCCATAATTTGACTTTGCCCCGTAATAACCAAGAGGAAAAATAGAATACATAGCATAAATCATGCCAAAATGATTGGGTCATTTATGACCTTTGCTCAATTTAGCTCGTTTGTTGCTGGCACTTATTGCACCtactttttcctttctcttttgaAGTAGGCATAATTTCTTATTGTGAAACGCTAAATTACAACCGTTGGGTTTACTCTTGATTATTAACAAACTGCAGGCTACAGTTAATGGCAGTATAAGACTAAAAACGAAAATGCTCTTTGATGATAACGTGATGGCTCTTAAATAGCAGTTTGTTGATGAGACGGACTACAGCTCACTTCTTCTTGGGTGCAGCCTTCTTCACGGGGGCTTTCTTGGCTGCAGGGGccttttttgcaactttcttgGGGCTCTTGGTAGCCTTTTCGGGGCTTTTGGTGGCCTCCTTGACCGCTGCAGGTTTCTTTGCCTTCCTCGTGGACTTAGCGGCTGCAGGCTTCTTGGCCAACTTCTTAGTCTTGGTGTCAACAGCCTTGTTCATCATGAAAGATCCGGAGgtgaaatatgaaaaatatttcagtttatttattttgtacctttgcaaattaatattgtttgtgttgagaAGGCAGGTTGCCAGGTTCTCAACTTTCTCAGTTACTCTGTTCCTGGGTAATTTATTCTAATATGCCATTGTTCAAAAGGACTTCCTTCATTTCTTTCCTGTTTGAAGAATCTATTTGTATAGATCTCAGTCCTTCCACAAaaatccagtttttttgtttgttgctaaAAACCTTGATTATGCTGcacattttctataaaaattcaatagaatatctgggatatttatgcgaggaaattgcgggcacttggaacaactgcggtctgatgaaaaaataatgtgtttgtcttgttgtgtaatTGCGTCACTTCacaacattaccatggcaacaggggaaatggctgcctaAGTAAACAACATCTTTCAACTTCctgttaagatatttgtgacttttagcaaaaaaaatcatgcaagccccgcattattttgcatggaaatctgcaattttttgcagcaaaataaattgacCCTGCGTAAAAACGCAGACTTTGGCTAATTTCAAACGAGTGCAagttaatgtaacattttacaataaaatgaaacatgatttgaggcttgttaatgtggtggtgtaatattctttttactggcctgggccctgtatttgtcttgttttgactttccctcagtcagtcaaaaagaattcccattccacatgtaatcaaatgttaagTAACAACTTCTTCATATTGGCCACCACGTAAACACCTCGTAATTCATAGCCTGGcgtaaacaataatttaaaaaaaatttaaaaaagactacatgttgatcacttaataataatgtcacctttgactggtacacagatgtcagtacacagttttggatcagtgacaCGTCTTAATTTAAAtaggtttatataaaaaaaaactactgattACATGTTGAGCACTTGCGAACTACAAAAGGTCTGGCCTacaaaaaatgcttttatattcatttataattttatatatatgcatgtatatatattctgtatatgcacctctggtattgaATTTtcgtatatgtacatactggcgatataattgttctttgttaataaaatgaaaaaaaaagctgtccgttgtgacgcttggccgtcaagtgttccAATAAATGAGTGGTACcaatagtgcagggaaacagacagttttcagctacgtatttatgcgcatgcgtgaacatcgtgagcatgcgcagaacggattgtgtaggcaggacggatcgcgTACCCACAGTTACGTTTTGAAACAATGTGGGCAGGGCTGCTGGGTTTGGCCCCGCCCACCAAAGTTGGCACCATCTGTCCTCCCTTACGTTCACAGATTAGATGTAAATACTGCTGACGGTAAATTTGAGAAATTCGTTGGAGATGGCCCTGTCCCTAACCCAAACTACGTGGCAGAAGAGCTTTTATTTCGATCATCATGGGTGAGTCCTACGGACATATACTCGTTTATTGGTctacccaaaaaaaaaaactggtgttCTACCAGGAGCCCCCCCTTCGTCACTTCCTGGAAGTCGCAGCCGCAAAAACAAATGAGCCAAAATGGCGAGATTGGTGTGTGGAGTCGTCTGTGGCCATAGACATTTTGACAATTGTTGTCAAGTTCTTGACAGGTAGAGTGTCTGACCACGATATTGAGCTCTACCTGAAAAGATACTGCAAAATAATCCAGCCAGTTTACAAACCCCTGGACAAGTGGGCTATGCTGTATGGTACAGCGTGCGAAAATGTAAAGTCCGCATGAAAACCGACACCGCTTGTCACTTTGTACACCTCCCGAACTCCATCTCTCTTGGTCCATACAACGGTTGAATCATCTAAACTGGCCAAGTTACCAAGTGTTTTATCTGCTAATCTATCGACCATCAGGTAAAGGTTTGCCCCACAATGAAGTGTTGGCAATGTGGGGAACTGGGCCACAAAGCCAACTCCTGCCAGAGTGAGTGCTCCCTGTGCGGTGAGAAAGGACACACTTTTCTCAGCTGTCCCAAATCATTTGCCAACAAGACCAAGGGCTCTGCTTAGCAAGGAGACTCCACCACTCCCCCTCCCCGCGGTGACCCCCAGCGAGGACCGCAACAACAGCCTGGAGGTCCGCAAAGGCAGCCAGCGAATCAGCACCCCCTGAGAAGCAGCAACATCCAGCAGCTCAGCGtttaaagaggaataaaaaaaaaaaagggaaataaaaacagcaattatACATCAAGAGTTAATATCATCAAAACTTCCATCCTATCCAAACTTCTTTTTTATCGCAAACATCTTTCCTCCGTCTCACAAAATGATAATCCAATTAAATAAACAGTGTGTAAATCTGGTATGGGGCACAACGAGAGGTAACAAAAAGAGAGATTATGTATAAAAGCAGAGAATGGGGGGGCTGGGGCAGTGGATACAGGAATAAGACTAAATATCAAGAGGGAGGACTAAATATCAAGACTAAATATCAAGAGAGGCCAAGCAAGACAGGGACCAGAATATATGATAATTACGGTAATTTTATGGATGAATATTGTAAACAAAATTGATTGGCCTCCCAAGTataatgatttttaaaaagattaatgattttaaatatgGTGGGTGTATTGATTATAAGCACTAAACTCCCAATGAAGGAACCTTGCTCCTaaaaattcttttaaaatgttataccttgtcaattttatttgaaaaaaagtgccATTGATTCAGTAACCCATAGTGACAAACTGAAAATATCCCTTTTCCCTATTCCAGTGTAAATGAGATTATGCTTAGACAGAGTTAAGAGTCCCCTCTTACATTTGCcctacagtgttttttttttttcctcacagaGCTGCAACAGAACATTAATAACTGAACTggtaaaaaaattcaaaagatgAACTATTGTGTAAATATAAGGGAAGGGAAATGCTCTTTTAGGATTCTGCGCTGGCTCTTAAACGAGCTTGTTAGTTGAAGCCATCAGATAAACTGTCTTGCTGTGAATAGTTTGTGGGGAGTGCAATATGAAATGATGCCCTTGCTGTGCTTTAGAGATGGAAACGATGAGCTAAAGAGATGGTAATGTTGCCACAGCTTGAATCTGATGGGACTGATAACGTGAAAATGTACAATCAGCAAACTCACAATGTTAACATGATGCATGAGATAACTTAGTGACAATAATGGATTAAACTGTTTGTAAGAGCCAAATAGGAACTAGTTCAtctgaaataataatttagtttgaaacagttaaaaaggaaattcctaataaatgtatacGTTTAAAATGCATGATCTATTCATGTTTAGGTCTGATAACATTTCAGTATTTTGAGCTTCCAGTCAGAAAGCACTAAGTCGTGACGTCATTGATCGGACGTAGCTGGTTTAGTTCGAAGTCAGAGACGTTGGTAGCAGCACAGTTTGACCGCGCGTACCATGCCGATCTAATTTTATGTTtataagaaaaagaaggaaaaaaaagaccttttgGTCTGCTCTTGTTCCAGACTTCAAAAGGCGGCACAGAGGAATTAGAACAAACCAattgagaggggggggggggggggggagtaccAGACGATACGATATCACCATGATACTTATGTCTCTATAtgatatttttgtgattttaaacattttgcaatatattgcaatttataatgttttttccaaCTGTTCTTGTTCAACTTCCAAATGACAAACTACGTCacttttgttcttattttggCTTTCTCAGTTAATCGCTCTGTTAGTAGATTAGGTTTTAAACCTTTAAAGACAGAACAGaagttaacattttaaattttaactgCCCTAACCTCTTTACAAATAACTTGAAAATATACGCTTTTCTCGCCTAAACTTTTAGCCcccaaaaaagtgatgcagttcCCACATACTTAGCATTACACATGGAATAAGGAAAACATGGTTTCAttagttttataaaattgataaactTCTCTTACTTAACTTTGtaccattttgaattttttcaaacccatttaacacaaaatcAAATAGGTCAGTGCTGCAATGTGTGTTATAACCAACCTTCACAGCAGTCAAACGTAGcaagcaacatttaaaacatcatGAAAGTACAAAACATTTCACCGACCGATGGCGTCTCTGGACTGAACGTGGGAGTGACCTTGGAgcttcttctctctgcagagtGTTTCCCTGAATGATTGAGCACCTCCATGTCCGAACAGGTGCTCTAAATCAGTGATAACGACGATCAGGTGCAAAGAAGCCagtttgctgctgctggtgcatTCTGGGAAGTGCAGTTCTTTGAGAGCATCATTTCTGAGATTCTTTTTGAAACGGAATATGTTATGTTGTCTGGAGTGTTGCCCCTCTTTTCATCTGACAGTGACATATTTTTAGAtgaacaatattttaaaattcaacatAAACATTCTATGTATCTCTTGTAAGCTCGTAGTCTGTGCATGTTTTACGCAAAGACCGGATGAGATATTACCAATTGCACTCTACAACTTTCATTAACGTGctcaaggaaaaaaagaaaacaaaggaggcAGAATGAATGAAAGACTCTTTGCACTGGATGCACATTATCAACTTAATGTGTACATTAGCACTGCATTGTTTCATTGGTCAagttttgtaatttgttgtatctttttttgttatgtacCCTGTTGAAGACATatctataatttaaaatgtgtaaatctgtcaaatctttattaaaactttaaaaaaaaaaaaccttgatcAGTCTCATTCACAAAGCTCAGCCAATCCTGTACGAGTAACAGCACAGTCTCATTTGCATCAGGTGCAAATAAAGCAGGCGTCCGGACTAGATTCAAATATCTGTTTTGGGAACTCTGAACCGAAGCAAGATGCCCGCAGAAGCCACCGTCAAAGCGCCCAAGAAGGGCTCCAAGAAAGCCGTGACCAAGACCGCCGCTAAGGGCGgcaagaagaggagaaagagcagGAAGGAGAGCTACGCCATCTACGTGTACAAGGTGCTGAAACAGGTCCACCCCGACACCGGCATCTCCTCCAAGGCCATGGGCATCATGAACTCGTTTGTGAGCGACATCTTTGAGCGCATCGCCGGCGAGGCCTCCCGTCTGGCGCACTACAACAAGCGCTCCACCATCACCTCCAGGGAGATCCAGACCGCcgtgaggctgctgctgcccgGGGAGCTGGCCAAGCACGCCGTGTCTGAGGGCACCAAGGCCGTCACTAAGTACACCAGCTCCAAGTAAACCTGCTGGGagaccaacaacacaaaggctctttTAGGAGCCACCCACTTCCTCTTAAAGAGAAAAGTTTCACACATGTGTTTTGATACATGTACCGTTTTTACATAACTTGCATATATACCTTGTCTGCTCAATCTAAAGTATATTTGCACCGCATGGTACATTTAATACATCACGTTACTAAATATGTACCTGCCTACTTTCACTGTGGGTCAGAGACGATCCTCCATTCTGGTCTGTATTGCCATATAAAAGTATCGTTTTTATGCTGTGTCTTTAGTGCATTTGATGTACGAATCATTTGTACCTTGCACTGTGGGTCACAGTGAATACTTTATTCCTCTGTTTTTGGCACGGATATTCCTCTGTTTTTGGCACGGATAGTAAACCTGTCTTACCTTGACATGTACAATAAAAGCCCCATGTAAATTCAACAAACGTAGCCcacatctttttctttattacacTATCACTCCTTGTTGCTTATTTGTTACTATTTGGTTTTTTACTCTATAGCTGTGACCAGTGTGCCTTAATGTGTACACTAACCCACCTTTGTATGGTATAGAAACCCAAATATCCTAAAGTCTTACAGGTATATTTGACAGCATGTTAAACACAAATCGTCCTTTCATCCCATTTATCTTTTAAGCCCTTGTATGTGAAAAGGTCAGAGCAATGCATTACAGATCTACAGATCATAGATTATTTTAACTCAAAGAAATAATTAACCATCTTTTTAGCCAAACAGTGCAATGAACTGCAGCAGTTTAACTTAAGTTAGTTTTAACttgcacaatttaaaaaatcttttaaccCATGTTTACGCTTTCAGTGCATTCAAAATATCCCAGTTACAGTCAGAGCCAGGGTTGTGTGGCTACAGCAGAAAAGAGAATATTAGCCTGTGTTTGGAGGCCTATCATGTCAAACCAAGACAAAAAGAAGCTGTTAAAGTCATCATGCTTCAtcttattcctattattatttcatgtacattgtatgtatgtctgttgtatcctagtatttcatatttatatgttgtgctgtaacaccataattttcattttttcagttAAAGTAAGAAACTCACATGAGGACCATAGCTTATAGGTCAATGGAAGAAacttattgtaaaaaaagagagaagtaggttatatatataaatactatctagctatctatctgtCTTTTCTGTTCCAACCTGTAGCCTATTTATTGTAACATTGATGCAGCTGCTGTGTGAGTTTTCCTTTGTCCAATAGTTACGTAGCTACAGCCCGCGTGTCTCCTGGTCTGGACCAATCAGCGTCGCTCTGGCTCTGGCAGTTCCTTTATAAAGCCGCTGATCAGCACGCGCTGTATTCTAACTTGATCTGTGAACgcagagaagacagagaggCTAAAATGGCAAGAACCAAGCAGACCGCTCGTAAATCTACCGGAGGTAAAGCCCCCAGGAAGCAGCTGGCCACCAAGGCTGCCCGTAAGAGCGCCCCGGCCACCGGCGGCGTGAAGAAGCCTCACNNNNNNNNNNNNNNNNNNNNNNNNNNNNNNNNNNNNNNNNNNNNNNNNNNNNNNNNNNNNNNNNNNNNNNNNNNNNNNNNNNNNNNNNNNNNNNNNNNNNAGAATTCATTCATCccttttatttaactttacttTCTCACGTTAAGTCATTATTCTAAACCCGCTCCATATAACAAACATCCCGAGCTACTGCACACAAGCATTAACTTTGGTCTTAATTCATTTTACAACAACCGATGTGTATACAGGAAGGCTTCTTACCGAATACCTTAAATAAAAGAGCATAACAATTTATTAAAGAAATCTCCAATAGGACGAGAGAACGTTACATAATGTTCTCTAACTTACATGGTAGATATCTATGTAACGCACACTAACGTTACATATCAATGGCTGCAGTTTAGTCTGATACCTACTTTCGTAAAATCATAGCTTTTAGACAGGAGTCGTATTCGTCAACAATATGAACCTTCACCTACAGAAACTGTTGTAAATAAGGATTTGTCTTTAGTGGGATGTgggtggctcttaaaagagccgTTGTTGTGTTGGTTAAAGCCGGTTCCGTGGGTTTACTTCTTGGCGGGCTTCTCGGTCTTCTTGGGCAGCAGGACGGCCTGGATGTTGGGCAGCACGCCGCCCTGAGCGATGGTCACTCCGCCGAGCAGCTTGTTGAGCTCCTCGTCGTTGCGGACAGCCAGCTGCAGGTGGCGGGGGATGATCCGGGTCTTCTTGTTGTCGCGGGCAGCGTTTCCAGCCAGCTCCAGGATCTCAGCGGTGAGGTACTCCAGCACAGCCGCCAGGTAGACGGGGGCCCCGGCTCCCACGCGCTGAGCGTAGTTCCCCTTACGGAGCAGCCTGTGCACACGGCCGACTGGGAACTGGAGCCCGGCACGAGAGGAGCGGGTCTTCGCCTTAGCTCTGGCCTTTCCTCCGGTTTTTCCTCGTCCAGACATTTTTCGTTCTTCTTGTATATTCGACTACGAGATATGATACTTTCACCTTGTCAAAACCGGCCTTATATCTACCTAGCTGCTTCGTGATTGGTCCGAGTGAGCGTAAGACTGATCGTCCAATCAGGGAGGACATGTGTCAAGTTGCTGTTTTCACAACAAGACTGTTTCCTAATTACCCCATCATGTTCTTATTGTTGCGGTCTGTAATTTTCTAGGTCTGTAacattttagattgtttttttgtaaccGGTTCAAGAGTAAGACGCAattatttaaacacaaacactaaaatatAAACTTTAAATTTCCATTTGCACTAGTCTGGCCTCCTGTAGTCCCCCATCAGGGAGTTTTTCAGGCAGACTTTCAGCGGTATATGGAATAAacgaaaagaagaagaaaaaaaacgtgtttttaagtccaaagaaacaaatctaaGTGTCAGAACCGATAGAAAACATCATGTTTAACCTAGAACTAACAGAACATTATgtattgtatactgtacataataatatctagttttgttttgttttatttgtatatactttctcttaataataataacataattatgtattttatgtagtagtagtagttttattgctgacatttgatttattgttgtagttttctttctgtattttgacTAGTTGTGGTCTCCGGACCCCCGGAATTTTTCCTATAATTTGTCCCATAGTTATCAGTCTAGGGGTCCCTGACGTGAAAATATTCCATGGGAAAAGTTtggaaaaacattcacattataaatgaaaatgtagatGAACTAGGATATTATAAATTGCACTGTATGTACAACGCTCCTCTGACTTCAGACCCTAGCTGAtttgaaattttatttttttactaaagcagGATATAAAAATAGATGCATGACCTACcaccatttagttgttttccgTTAAAATATTTATAAGTTATCTAGACATGCCAGATGTAATTATTTGACCAATTCTCTTGTCTTTGTAATGCTTTAATAAAGTTCTATGGTGTTCATCTAAGTCTCAGTGTACTAATGTGCCGCAAAATGGTTTTTTATTTAGCACCAAATCTGGCATCAACCCCCATATTTGTTCGGAAAATCAACAGTAAATTTACATGATGCCTAGCTGTTGTACACTTAACATTTTAATCTGCAACTGACCAAAAGCAAATGGTTATTCCAGACTCAGCTGCAGGCTAAACAACTAGCACAACCAGCACACTGAAACATGGAGTACAAGGATCACGTTGTCTTCTTGTCATCTTGctttattaacaaataaaatgttttcagcgCTCTGGGTTATGTGACACGTAGCTCTCAATTTGCTTAGATCACATCAACTAGGGTCTGAACTCAGATGAGCATTATACATACAGTGCAATTCATCATGTCCTAGTTCatctacattttcatttaaaacttgATTGTTTAGGTTCCCAAACTTTTCCCTTGGATGTATTGAGAGAATTTTTTCACGTCAACTGATA
The Etheostoma cragini isolate CJK2018 chromosome 4, CSU_Ecrag_1.0, whole genome shotgun sequence genome window above contains:
- the LOC117942844 gene encoding histone H2B-like translates to MPAEATVKAPKKGSKKAVTKTAAKGGKKRRKSRKESYAIYVYKVLKQVHPDTGISSKAMGIMNSFVSDIFERIAGEASRLAHYNKRSTITSREIQTAVRLLLPGELAKHAVSEGTKAVTKYTSSK
- the LOC117942841 gene encoding histone H2A-like, which gives rise to MSGRGKTGGKARAKAKTRSSRAGLQFPVGRVHRLLRKGNYAQRVGAGAPVYLAAVLEYLTAEILELAGNAARDNKKTRIIPRHLQLAVRNDEELNKLLGGVTIAQGGVLPNIQAVLLPKKTEKPAKK